The Roseibaca calidilacus genome has a window encoding:
- a CDS encoding ExbD/TolR family protein: MLQFGPPRPRRKPSLTPMIDVVFLLLVFFMLAARFGQDVGLALAPAGHADGSYSGPPRLVEFAGGAVWLNGVETALADLPDALTPLMPGPDALVVLRPRDGASVQDAAHLTDALRAAGLPSLVLMEP, translated from the coding sequence ATGTTGCAGTTCGGCCCGCCACGTCCGCGCCGCAAACCCAGCCTGACCCCAATGATAGATGTGGTGTTCCTGCTGTTGGTGTTCTTCATGCTGGCCGCGCGTTTCGGGCAGGATGTGGGGCTGGCGCTGGCCCCCGCCGGACATGCGGATGGTAGTTATTCCGGCCCACCAAGGCTGGTCGAATTCGCCGGTGGCGCGGTCTGGCTAAACGGGGTTGAAACCGCTCTCGCAGACTTGCCAGATGCTTTGACCCCGCTGATGCCCGGCCCCGATGCGCTGGTCGTCTTGCGCCCGCGCGACGGTGCCAGCGTGCAGGATGCCGCCCACCTGACCGATGCCTTGCGTGCGGCTGGGTTGCCTTCGCTTGTGCTGATGGAGCCGTGA
- a CDS encoding ExbD/TolR family protein, whose product MDFAPASRPRAPRESVVPMINVVFLLLIFFLMTAQITAPDPVEVTLPNVSLADGPVPEGAAVLWLGPAGNLLAADGTAPDLAALDAAVTLRADADAPAAGLALALRELGQGGVRAVTLVARQGGG is encoded by the coding sequence ATGGATTTCGCGCCCGCCTCTCGCCCCCGCGCCCCGCGCGAAAGTGTCGTGCCCATGATAAATGTGGTGTTTTTGCTGCTGATCTTCTTCCTGATGACCGCGCAGATCACCGCGCCCGACCCGGTAGAGGTGACACTCCCTAACGTATCCTTGGCGGATGGCCCGGTGCCAGAGGGCGCGGCGGTCCTGTGGCTTGGCCCCGCAGGCAATCTGCTGGCGGCGGATGGCACGGCCCCTGACCTGGCCGCGCTGGACGCAGCCGTGACCCTGCGCGCCGATGCCGATGCCCCGGCGGCGGGTTTGGCCCTTGCCCTGCGCGAGTTGGGGCAGGGCGGGGTGCGTGCGGTCACGCTTGTTGCGCGGCAGGGGGGCGGCTGA
- a CDS encoding cell envelope integrity protein TolA, with amino-acid sequence MRTGLEFAGFGVAAVAVHLAAFAAIAPDGMTAGGDGGEGSVTVAAPLGAADPALSAMVRNWDAPVQVAAPPDMAAPPAPQAAPDALPDMSRDTLPKLPGLVAPRAKTAPRMAPPDLPKLFAEPDTPPETRPRARPDPKAKASAPASPPAQRASGQGAAAQRGQGAAQVQSGGGNSASALAEWGGRIRAAVQRAQSRPQTRARGVVQLRLSVTAGGQLAGVSITGSSGNAALDQAALRAVQRARLPRAPQGVSGTHQFNLPVGFR; translated from the coding sequence ATGCGCACAGGGCTGGAATTCGCGGGCTTCGGTGTGGCAGCGGTTGCGGTGCATCTGGCGGCCTTCGCGGCCATTGCCCCTGACGGGATGACGGCGGGTGGCGATGGTGGCGAGGGGTCTGTGACGGTGGCCGCCCCTTTGGGCGCGGCGGATCCGGCTTTGTCGGCCATGGTCCGCAACTGGGACGCCCCGGTGCAGGTCGCGGCCCCGCCCGACATGGCCGCTCCGCCTGCGCCGCAGGCCGCGCCCGATGCGCTGCCGGATATGTCCCGCGATACCTTGCCCAAGTTGCCGGGTCTGGTTGCGCCAAGGGCCAAGACCGCGCCGCGCATGGCCCCGCCCGACCTGCCCAAACTGTTCGCCGAGCCCGACACCCCGCCCGAAACCCGCCCGCGCGCGCGGCCCGACCCCAAGGCCAAGGCCAGCGCCCCGGCCAGCCCGCCCGCGCAACGCGCCAGCGGCCAAGGTGCGGCCGCGCAACGCGGCCAAGGCGCGGCGCAGGTGCAAAGCGGTGGCGGCAATTCCGCGAGCGCCTTGGCCGAGTGGGGCGGACGCATCCGCGCCGCCGTGCAGCGCGCGCAATCGCGGCCCCAAACGCGCGCACGCGGCGTGGTGCAGTTGCGCCTGTCGGTCACAGCGGGGGGGCAGTTGGCAGGGGTCAGCATTACCGGCAGTTCCGGCAATGCGGCGCTGGACCAAGCCGCTTTGCGCGCCGTGCAGCGCGCGCGCCTGCCCCGTGCGCCGCAGGGCGTGAGCGGGACGCATCAGTTCAACTTGCCGGTCGGCTTTCGATAG